Within Telopea speciosissima isolate NSW1024214 ecotype Mountain lineage chromosome 8, Tspe_v1, whole genome shotgun sequence, the genomic segment AAGATGACTCCCCCCAGGTGAGTAAGAGGCCAAAAAGCGTTAGCCCAATGAAGTCTGCCCAACGCCAGGCCCTTCTCCCAAGCATGTTTCAAGGAAGTTAGCCCGTAAGCACCAAGCCCCATGCCTCCACCGCAGCATCTCCCTCGGTCACCTCTCGCTTAGTAAAAGATCGTACTCGATCTAATGCCTGTCTGAAGCAGGTTGTCACCATGAGGTCTCCTCAGGTTGTTGTCACTAGCTCCTCAGAATCTGGATCCTCTTTTCATTCGAACGGTGTCTCCGAAGGTGGCtctgaagaagaggaaaaggaagaagaagagattggcGTGGAGGTGCCTGGTACCTATGATGTGGCTGAGCCTAGCAGATTCAAGACCCCAGTCCACAAACCAGCTTCTCCACCTCCTCCGAGTCCTACCGTTCCTGCAGCGACCCCCATGGTATGTGTATCTTAGCTCCAACGCTCATCTCTTCACCTCACCTGTACTGactcatccttcttcttctcaggtCATGAGCCTAGAGACTTTCCTAGCCGGCCTGAGTTCGTCTGATGATGAAAAAGAGACCGGTGACTCCCCAAGCCCTGGACTCATTTTAGCCCAGGGGACCGAGGAAAAAGCGCTCCTTCACTCTTTCTTACAATCACCTTTCTGAGAGGCCATGGGTGCTAGAAACCTGATGTCTATTGCCGAGGCGCTTCGCACGCTGTTGTCGTTGCCGAATCTCCCGGCCCCGGCCAAGAAATGGTTGGATGGGGCCGTTGCATTCATGTTTGACGTGATTACCTCAGCGCCTCTCGCTCTTCACAACATTCAGCGCTATGAGACCCTTCTCAAGGAGACCGACACCGCGGATGAGCATTTCTAGAAGTTATAAGACGACCTAAAGAGGGTGCTGGATGAAgtgaaagaaggagaagatcgtCTAGCCCAGTTGGACCGCAACATTCAGGACCTGGAGACTCAGCTCGCAGGTCTCCGGTCACAGAGGACCACCCTAAGCCAGGACAATAGACTTAAACTCCTTGGCTCTCGAACCCTATCTACAGATGCAATGGCCGCCAAAGTCCAAGTTAAGGAGCTAAAATCACTGAGACCGAGCCGTGAAGCTAATCTGGCTGTAGCTAAGGAACGTCTGACAGTGATGGAAAAGAAGTGGAGTGAACTGCAAGAGACCACCCCTAAGGGCTTTTTTAAGTAGGCCTGCGTGCCTTCCCTTCCCCTGCCAAAAGAACAATGATACTCTGTTtatcttttagcttttgtctgCTCGGCCTACTCAGGCCGTGTCTAAACTTCTTTAGGAGTAAAGCCTGCTTTCCTTTAATTCGCGGCCTTGCCCTCACGACGTGGTTCCCTTGTGTTATTCACCCCAAATCCTAAATTATAGGATGAAAACCCTTAAGGAACTTGCCGTTGATTGGCCTGATCTGGACGCATCCTTTCAAGTCACGCAGCCTATAGGCCCCACCTCGGAGCACCTGGCAGACCGTAAAGGGTCCTTCCAATGTTGGGGACCATTTGCCCAGTCTGGGGTCCTTTGTCTCCACCAGGAGTATGGCCTTCAGGAGTATGTCCCCTTCCTGGAAGTGCTTTAGGCATATCCTTTTGTTGTAGATAGCTACAACCTTCCTCTTCTGGACCTGCATCCTATCCAGCATGGCCAAGCGCTCCTCTTCTAGGTCATCGAGCTCGGTCATCATCACCTCGCTGTAGGCCGTTGGCATAAGTCCCTATTGGAATGCAACCCACGTTGATCTCACGCTAACCTCAACTGGTAACACTGCATCGTGACCGTATGTCAACGCAAAGGGTGTAGTGGCCGTGCTGGTCCGCTATGACGTCCTGAATGCCCACAATACCTCAGAAAGCATGTCCGCCCATCTCCATGGGTTGTCATCCACAACCTTCGCTAAACAACCTTTGAGAATCTTGTTACTTGCCTCGGCCTGACCGTTGCCTTGTGCGTAATATGGGGTGGAATGGGTGAATGTTATCCCTAACTCTGTTGTAAATGCCACCACCTCATCCCCAATGAAAACGCTTTCATTGTCGCAAGTAACAGTCTCTGGTAGCCCAAACCTGTGAATGATGTGGCTTTTGAGGAATTTGATGACTTCGGCCTGACTGACGCCCTTCATTGGCAcggcctcaacccacttggtgaaatagtctatGGCCACAATAATAAAGCAATGCCCCTGCATTGCAGGCAGGGTAATCTTCCCTATGAGGTCCATTGCCCAACCCCTGAATGGCCACGGCTTAACCACTGGGTTGAATTCTGTCGCTGGCAACCGCTGCACTGGCCCATGAGTCTGACACGCCCAACACCCCTTAGCGTATTTGATGCAGTCTGTAGTCATGGTTGGCCAATAATACCCATGACGCCGGATCAACCATCTCATCTTTGGCCTGGCCTGGTGCGCTCCGCAGATGCCCTCATGAACTTTGACCATGACCAGCGTTGCCTCATTCAGGCTGCCACACTTGAGCAACAAGTCatccttcccttttttataAAGGTCTTCCCCAATCAGCACGTATCCCGTCGCCCTATCTCTGATCCTTTGGTCAAACCCTGGCCCAGGGTCGCTCAAGTACTGGGTGACCGGCGTTCGCCAGTCAGGCTGCATATCCTCGACGTGGTTGACCTCCAAGTAGCTACCATTATGGACCGCAGACCGTGTCTGCCTTTTGATGACGATCGTCTTCTCTATACTACCTTCTGGCAGACCAATGCCAGACGCCGCCTATGCTAACCCATTCGTGGCCTGATTCCTTGATCGTGGGACATGACGCACCCATACGTCCTGAAATCCTTCAATTAGCTTCTTGGCCTGCCCAAGGTAGCCCACCAAGTGTTCGCTCTCACACCGATACTCCCCGGCCAGCTGCTTGATTACCAGCTGCGAGTCTCCGATGATTTCCTTGGTGTCGACCTTAAGGCCCAGAAGCAGGCCTGGTTGTTCGAATAAGGGAAGTCGAGCCGAAAGGCTACCTGAGTCTCCGTTCCTTCTGGTGACCATAGGATAACTCCTGCCCCAGCCACCTGCTCGGTCTTGGACCCATCGAAGAATAGCTTCCATGGCCTCAGGCCGAGGAGGAAGACCCCCATTACTTCCCTTTCGGCCTTGATGGGTGGGTGATTTGCCAAAAAATCTGCAAGCGCCTGCCACTTGACTACTTTTTGGGGCACATGTTGGAGGGCAAACTCCGTATGTGCGAGAGTCCATTTTCCCACCCTCCCCCTAGAAATTGGGCGTGTAAGCATGTACTTGATGACGTCGGTCTGGCAAACCACGTCAACCGTTGCCGACAATAGATAGTACCTAAGCTTGCTGCAGGAGAAGAACAATGCCAGACAAAGCTTTTCCATCGCATGATACTTCTGCTCTACTTCTGTCAAGGCCCTGCTTAGATAGAACACAGCCTGCTCTTTTTCGGCCTCGTTATCCTACGCGAGTAGGCTCCCTATCGAACCTTCCGCCACGGCCACGTACAGTTTTAGAGGTACTTCTTTCCTTGGAGGCATTAGGACCAGAGGCTTTGTTAAATAGGCCTTTATCTGGTCGAACGCCTTCGGGTGGGCTCCCTCCCATCTGAAGTCCTCGTCAACCTTTAATTTTAGCACCTGGGAGAAGACCTTTGTCGACCCTATGGAGTTGGCAATAAAACGCCTAAGGAAGTTCACCTGTCCCAGGAACTTCTgtaactcctttttgtttgtaGGTGGCCTTGCCTCCAGGATGGCCTTAGCCTTGTTCGTGTCTACCTCAATTCCCTTTTGATGAACCAAAAACCCCAGGAAGTTACCAGCCGTTACCCCGAAGGCACATTTCAACGGATTCATCTTCAGGCTGTGACTCCTCATTTTGGAGAACACCCGCCTCAAGTGCTCCAGATGCTCATGCTCTTGCTTCGACTTGACCACAACGTCGTCAATGTAAACCTTAACAAAGGTGCCAATCATGTCATGAAAAATGGTGTTCATCCTCGCTGGTAAGTGGCGCCAGCATTCTTCAACCCAAACGACATGACCAGCCATTTATAATTCCCTAAAGCACCCGGGCATCGAAAGGCTATCTTTGGGACATCCTCTTCCGCGATGAAGATCTGATTATATCCAGCGTGGCCGTTCATAAAAGACATGATGTGGTTTTTCGAGGCCGCATCAACCAGCATGTCGGCCACTGGCATCGGGTATTCATCCTTGGGGGTGGCCTTATTCAGGTCTCTAAGGTCAATGCACACCCTTAGTTTTCCGTTCTTCTTTATGATCGGCACTATATTCGACACCCATTCCACGTACCTGGCAGTCCTAATGAAGCCTGTCTTAAGCAACCGTTTGATTTCATCCTTGATTTTCAGGACGACGTCCGGTGCCATTCGCCTAGGTAGCTGTTTTACAGGTCTGTAGTTATCTTTGATGGGCAATTGATGTTCAACCAACTTTTGGTCTAAACAAGGCATCTTAGAATAGTCCCAAGCGAAACATTCTTTAAATTCCTTCAATAAACTTACAATATCCCCCCTTAACTCGGGTGAGAGTAGATCACTACCATAAATAGGCCGGTGGTCCTCGGTTGTTCCTAAGTCTACTTCAACCAAGGGATCTTGGACCTCCGCCAAAGTTTCCTCCATCTTCGGCGGTGCCAGTGGTAGATCTTGCAGCTTGACTTCAGGGCTAGCCACCGCTTGCTCCTTGGCCGTGATCTCAGCCACCAATCCTGTTTAGTGAGACATCTTTTGCTCCAGGCTTGCAATTGT encodes:
- the LOC122672428 gene encoding uncharacterized protein LOC122672428 encodes the protein MQPDWRTPVTQYLSDPGPGFDQRIRDRATGYVLIGEDLYKKGKDDLLLKCGSLNEATLVMVKVHEGICGAHQARPKMRWLIRRHGYYWPTMTTDCIKYAKGCWACQTHGPVQRLPATEFNPVVKPWPFRGWAMDLIGKITLPAMQGHCFIIVAIDYFTKWVEAVPMKGVSQAEVIKFLKSHIIHRFGLPETVTCDNESVFIGDEVVAFTTELGITFTHSTPYYAQGNGQAEASNKILKGCLAKVVDDNPWRWADMLSEGLMPTAYSEVMMTELDDLEEERLAMLDRMQVQKRKVVAIYNKRICLKHFQEGDILLKAILLVETKDPRLGKWSPTLEGPFTVCQVLRGGAYRLRDLKGCVQIRPINGKFLKGFHPII